In the Vogesella sp. XCS3 genome, GGGCATGGGCGAGCTGTTGCGCTGGCCGGGCGTACTCAAGTCGAACTCGCTGGCACCAGAAGTATTGCACCAGCTGTGCCTGGAAGGCCTGAACGCCGTACTGGGCGACTTCCGCGACACCCGCGCGCGCGAAGGCAGCAAACTGGCCCAGGTACTGCTAGACCGCATCAGCGGCATGGACCACATTATCGCAGAGGTCAAGCCACGCCTGCCGGTTATTCTGGAAGCATACCGCACCAGGTTGGCCGCACGTCTGCAAGAAGCGCTGGGCAACGTAGACGACGACCGCATCAAGCAGGAGTTTGCCCTGTTTGCCCAAAAGATCGATGTCGACGAAGAGCTGGAACGCCTGACCACACACCTGGCCGAAGTACGACGCATCCTCAAAACCGGTGGCCAGGTGGGCAAACGCCTGGACTTCCTGATGCAGGAACTGAACCGCGAAGCCAACA is a window encoding:
- a CDS encoding YicC/YloC family endoribonuclease, whose product is MILSMTGFASTTREFPGGLLSIELRAVNHRYLDVQMRLPEELRIIEPQLRELIGGRVTRGKVECRIGLNQTDSDTPQLELNRDTVQRLLAVSAEVRELAPQVRDLGMGELLRWPGVLKSNSLAPEVLHQLCLEGLNAVLGDFRDTRAREGSKLAQVLLDRISGMDHIIAEVKPRLPVILEAYRTRLAARLQEALGNVDDDRIKQEFALFAQKIDVDEELERLTTHLAEVRRILKTGGQVGKRLDFLMQELNREANTLGSKSVSTETTQASVELKVLIEQMREQIQNVE